Proteins from one Panthera leo isolate Ple1 chromosome D1, P.leo_Ple1_pat1.1, whole genome shotgun sequence genomic window:
- the LOC122201328 gene encoding olfactory receptor 5M10, with protein MSPPNHTTVTEFILLGLTDDPVLEKILFGVFLVIYLITLAGNLCMIMLIRTNSHLQTPMYFFLSHLSFVDICYSSNITPNMLHNFVSDQKTISYAGCFTQCLLFIALVITEFYILASMALDRYVAICSPLHYSTRMSKNVCISLVMVSYTCGFLNGLSQTLLTFHLSFCGSLEINHFYCADPPLILLACSDTYVKKMAMFVVAGLTLSSSLFIIVLSYLLIIAAILRIRSAEGRHKAFSTCGSHLTTVTLFYGTLFCMYLRTPSEKSVEESKIIAVFYTFLSPMLNPLIYSLRNKDVVHAMQQIIQGNLFHKIEIWLSVHLK; from the coding sequence atgtctcccCCAAACCACACTACAGTGACAGAATTCATTCTCTTGGGACTCACAGACGACCCTGTCCTGGAGAAGATCCTGTTTGGGGTGTTTCTGGTGATCTACCTGATCACGCTGGCAGGGAATCTCTGCATGATTATGCTGATCAGGACCAATTCTCACCTCCAAacacccatgtacttcttccttagCCACCTCTCCTTCGTGGACATTTGCTATTCCTCCAATATCACTCCAAATATGCTGCACAACTTCGTCTCCGACCAGAAGACCATCTCCTATGCTGGATGCTTCACACAGTGTCTTCTCTTCATTGCCCTGGTGATCACTGAGTTTTATATCCTTGCTTCGATGGCATTGGATCGCTATGTAGCCATTTGTAGCCCTCTACATTACAGTACCAGAATGTCTAAGAACGTTTGTATCTCTCTAGTCATGGTGTCTTATACATGTGGTTTCCTTAATGGACTCTCCCAGACACTGCTGACTTTTCACTTGTCCTTCTGTGGCTCCCTTGAAATCAATCATTTCTACTGTGCAGATCCTCCTCTTATACTGTTGGCCTGCTCTGACACTTATGTCAAAAAAATGGCAATGTTTGTAGTCGCTGGCTTGACTCTGTCAAGCTCTCTCTTCATCATTGTCCTTTCCTACCTTCTCATTATTGCAGCCATCTTGAGGATCCGTTCTGCTGAAGGCAGGCACAAGGCCTTTTCTACTTGTGGTTCCCACTTGACAACAGTCACCCTATTTTATGGAACCCTCTTCTGCATGTACTTAAGGACCCCATCTGAGAAGTCTGTGGAGGAGTCCAAAATAATTGCAGTCTTTTATACTTTCTTGAGCCCAATGTTGAACCCATTGATTTATAGTCTACGGAACAAGGATGTGGTTCATGCTATGCAGCAAATCATTCAGGGAAATCTCtttcataaaattgaaatttgGTTATCTGTTCATTTGAAATAA